The genomic window CGGGAGGACGCCCATACGGGACTTGGCCGCGACGGACTCCGCCTGGCAGTCGTGCCCGAAGATCGCCGCCCGACCGGTGTCCGGCTGAGCGAAGTCGAGGAAGACGTTAATCAGCGTCGACTTCCCCGCGCACCGTTGGGGCCGAGGAAGCCGAAGATCTCGCCCTCGTCGACCGTCAGATCGACGCGATCGAGCGCCGTCACGGTCCCGTACCGCTTCGAGACGTTCTCGACCGTTATTGCAGCCATATATTGTTAGTAGTATAACTATTTTATAGCTCTTTATATTCGGTGAATTCGACGGTAATATATCGGCCACTCCCGAGGTCGCAGCCCTTAACAGTCGTCACCGCTAGTTTCCGACAATGACTGACCGAGAAGGCGATCGCGAGGGCGATCACCGATTCTCCGACGGCGACGGATTCGACGACGCCTACGAGGAGTTCGATCTGGACCCGCCGGAACTGGCCGTCGATCCGGGAAAGGTCGACCCCGTCGACTCGCGGGTCGTCACCGACACGCTCGACGACCAGAACATCGCCAAGGACGACGTCGACGCCGAGGAGTTGCTCGACGTCGGCCTGAACTACATGCAGATCAACCGCTACGAGCAGGCCACCGACGCCTTCGAGCGGACCGCCCAGTTCGCCGAGGACGAGCGCGTAGAGCAGGAGGCGTGGGTGAACAAGGGCGTCGCCCACGCCGAACTCGAGGAGTACGACGCGGCGATCGGTGCCCACCGCGAGGCCATCAACATCGACGACTCGAGCGAGCACGCGGCGACCGCGGAGACGAATCTCGCGTACGCGCTCTGGGAGTTCGGCGAGACCTCGCAGGCGCTGGACCACGCCGAGCGCGCCGTCGAGATCGACGACCGGTTCGCCGAGGGGTGGTACAACCGCGCGTTCTTCCTCTCCGAGCGCGGACTGGCCGAGGAGGCGCTGCACTGCATCGACAACGCGATTCGACTGGGCATGCGCAACTCGAAGATCTTAGAGGAAAAGGCCGAGATCCTCGAGGAGTTGGGCGAGTACGACGAGGCCGAGGAGATCGCCGACGAGGCCATCGAGATGCGCGAGCGCGCCGAACAGCGCGTGATGGAGGAGCGCAGGGAGATGCAAGGCGAGTCCCTCGGCGACCCCCGATCTCAGTCTCAGTCCCAGCCCCAGCGCCGGCAGGGCCGACAGGACGGGTTCGACATGGCCGACCCCGGTCAGGCGTCCGACCGCGACGAGGAAGACTGGCGGCTCGAGTAACGAATGCTCGTCAACGAACGGGAGACACAGGAGGGATTGCTCGTCGCGGTCTGCGACGAGGACGTCCTCGGGGAGACCTTCGAGAGCGACGAGATCTCGCTGACCGTCACCGAGGAGTTCTACGGCGGCGAGACCGCCGACGAGAGCGCCGTCGTCGACAGCCTCTCGCGGGCGGCCGTCGCCAACATCGTCGGCACGCGCGCCGTCGAACTCGCCATCGAGGAGGGGTTTATCGACGAGGCGAACGTCCTCGAGGTCGGAACGACGCTCCACGCCCAGTTACTGCGCATGCAGCGGTTCTGACGGTCTCGAGGCCTCCGTGGACGTTGCGAGGCGTCGACCGTGTCGGCGGTATCGAGGGGACGACTCGTTCGCGCCGATCGTCTCGCGTTCGACGACCGGCCGGGACGAATACGTCCGTTCCGAGCCGACTACCGGGTGAATTCTTCCCGGGAGGATGGTATCCACACACCGCCATAATAAGTTAGACAACATTACCAAAACAGTTTGGAGACACCGATATGCCGATCGGTCGAGAACACGGAAATGGCAGGGCGGGATACTGGACGATCTGAGCGCACCCCTGCCGAGGCACCCACCCACCCACCTACCCACCACTCCCACCGACCACCGCTTCCACCACTCCGTCCACTATCCACCGTTTCCCGCTTTCCGTTTTTCACACCGCGTCTGGCGTCCGAGACGACGGCTTCGAGTGCCTCGACCGAAGGAGTGTTTTGTCTGGGGACCCTCCGGAGAGACAATGAGTCAACAGAACCTCGAGTCGCTCGACGTCGGAGCGATTCGCGACGAGTTCCCCATCCTCGAGCGCGAGTTCGACGGCCAGCAGGTCGTCTACCTCGACAACGCGGCGACGACCCAGACCCCCGATTCGGTCGTCGACGCGATGAGCGACTACTACCGCGAGTCCAACGCGAACATCCACCGAGGGATCCACCACCTCAGTCAGGAGGCCTCCATCATGTACGAGGAGGCCCACGACCGCGTCGCCGAGTTCATCAACGCCGAGGGCCGCGAGGAGGTCATCTTCACGAAGAACAC from Haloterrigena sp. KLK7 includes these protein-coding regions:
- a CDS encoding tetratricopeptide repeat protein, which codes for MTDREGDREGDHRFSDGDGFDDAYEEFDLDPPELAVDPGKVDPVDSRVVTDTLDDQNIAKDDVDAEELLDVGLNYMQINRYEQATDAFERTAQFAEDERVEQEAWVNKGVAHAELEEYDAAIGAHREAINIDDSSEHAATAETNLAYALWEFGETSQALDHAERAVEIDDRFAEGWYNRAFFLSERGLAEEALHCIDNAIRLGMRNSKILEEKAEILEELGEYDEAEEIADEAIEMRERAEQRVMEERREMQGESLGDPRSQSQSQPQRRQGRQDGFDMADPGQASDRDEEDWRLE
- a CDS encoding DUF424 family protein; the protein is MLVNERETQEGLLVAVCDEDVLGETFESDEISLTVTEEFYGGETADESAVVDSLSRAAVANIVGTRAVELAIEEGFIDEANVLEVGTTLHAQLLRMQRF